In the genome of Macrobrachium nipponense isolate FS-2020 chromosome 42, ASM1510439v2, whole genome shotgun sequence, one region contains:
- the LOC135212962 gene encoding kappa-type opioid receptor-like has protein sequence MVSSTNETGGPVSHLSCSTTDTECIQELPFQETFPSSSAVTQMIFVNLLCILGLIGSVCTTVFLVNTARKDVLSRYVVSRAVAGILISLTGPFDAATNLYRSWFFGDVLCKFRNCLVFLAYGMNAAIMVGMCVNTYIEECVSTPSLKLQSAVFKVISILAWSLSLMMGLSIFVRSETLKEVLGESVHCVSGFFMENTTASQALRIMTVIFCCIIPVIVSWIILTLTILNKKRQLLLTSQELASGSLTLLRRAKQLTFSITVTFTVFQAIYFLPYLILELVDSADTISSIMKMLPVTGTLPAINVVIDAVLYAFFMQDAYKYVKKMSSSTDDNRMIPLIPLD, from the coding sequence ATGGTGTCATCAACCAATGAAACAGGAGGTCCTGTCTCCCACCTCAGTTGCTCCACAACTGACACTGAATGCATCCAAGAACTACCCTTCCAAGAGACTTTTCCGTCCAGTTCAGCAGTGACGCAGATGATATTCGTGAATCTGCTGTGTATACTAGGGCTAATTGGCAGTGTCTGCACTACCGTCTTTCTGGTCAACACAGCGCGGAAAGACGTCCTCAGCAGGTATGTTGTGAGTCGTGCTGTGGCTGGGATACTAATATCGCTAACTGGACCCTTTGATGCTGCAACCAACTTATACCGTTCCTGGTTCTTTGGTGATGTCCTGTGCAAATTTCGAAATTGCTTGGTTTTTCTGGCGTACGGCATGAACGCTGCCATCATGGTTGGCATGTGCGTCAACACTTACATCGAAGAATGCGTATCAACTCCCAGTCTAAAGTTGCAGTCTGCGGTTTTCAAAGTCATTAGCATCCTTGCCTGGTCTCTCTCCCTTATGATGGGTTTGTCCATATTTGTTAGGTCAGAGACGTTGAAAGAAGTGTTAGGGGAGAGTGTCCACTGCGTTTCTGGATTCTTCATGGAAAACACTACTGCCAGTCAGGCTCTTAGAATCATGACAGTCATCTTTTGTTGCATCATACCAGTTATAGTCAGCTGGATCATACTAACTCTGACCATCTTAAATAAAAAGAGGCAACTGTTGTTGACCAGCCAAGAGCTTGCTAGTGGCTCCCTGACTCTGCTGAGGCGTGCAAAGCAGCTAACTTTCTCCATCACAGTGACCTTCACTGTTTTTCAGGCAATCTACTTTTTACCGTACCTTATCCTTGAACTGGTAGACAGTGCTGACACTATTAGTTCGATCATGAAAATGCTGCCAGTAACAGGAACTCTGCCTGCTATCAACGTGGTCATTGATGCTGTTTTATATGCATTCTTCATGCAAGATGCTTATAAGTATGTTAAGAAGATGAGCTCATCAACAGATGATAATCGTATGATACCTCTTATTCCTCTTGACTGA